The genomic segment CGTCTCGATGCCGGGCGGCAGCTCGCCGGGCTCGATGCTGACGCGCCGCGGCACGCCCAACTCGAGCAGCGCCTTCTCGAGTCGCTCGACGTGAACCTCGGCGTTCATCGCCGCCTGGCTGGGGTCGAGCCGCAGCTGCAGGCGCTGGCCGTCGTCATGCTCGACCAGGCAGTGGGCGGCGAGATTGCGGGTCAGGCCGCCAAGCCCGAGATCATCGAAGCGTGCTAGCCAGGTGGCGTGATCGAAGCCGTCACCATGTTCGACGCCATGCGGCCGGGGCTCGGCCGGTGCCGCGGGCTGGCTCGCCGGCGACTCGGCGGGCGCCGCGGCGATATCCTGCGGGGCCGCGGCCGGCTCGACTGGCGCTGCAGCGACCGGCTCACTGGCCTCGGGCAACGGCACCGCGTCGGCCTGCTGGGCAGGCGCTGCGGCATGCGGCTCGAGCGCCTCGTTCATCGCCGCTGCAGCAGCAGGCTGGGCCGGGGTGTCGCTGGGCAACTCCCAGGGCGGCGGCTCCACGCTCGGCGGCGCGGCGGCAGCTGCGGTCTCAGCCTCTGGCCGGGGCTCGGCCGCGCCTGGTGACGGCTGCGGCGCCTCCGCCGCGCTGGGCGCCGGAGGCGACGACTCGGCAGCGGCCGGCGGCGCCTGCGGAGGAGCGGGCTGGCCCTGCTGCGACAGCGCGCCGCTGATCGGCAGCGGCGTGCTGGCCGGCTTGGGCACACCCTGAGGCCGGAAGGCCAGCATGCGTAGCAGGGTCATCTCCAGCGCCGTGCGGGCATCCGGGGCGTGATCCATGTCGCCCCGGCCCTGCAGGCCGATCTGGTAGTAGAGCTGCACGTCCTCGGCGGTGAAACGCGCCGCCAGCGCCAGCAGGGTCGCGCGGTCGCCGTGGCCGTTATCCAACGCATCCGGCACCATCTGCGCCACCGCCAGCCGGTGCAGGGTGCCGACCAGGTCGTCGAGCACGCCGGCGAAGTCGGGGCCCTGCTCGGCGAGGGCCGCCACCTCTGCCAATATACGCGCGGCATCGACCTCGGCCAGCGCCTCGACCAGCGCCAGCAGGTGGCGATGATCGAGGGTGCCGAGCATGGCCGCGACGTCGGCCTGGCGAACGGCTCCCTGGCCGAAGGCGATGGCCTGGTCGGTGAGACTCATGGCATCGCGCATCGAGCCGTCGGCGGCGCGCCCCAGCAGCCATAGCGCCGACTCGTCGAAGCCGACGTCCTCGGCGGCCAGCACCTTGCCGAGGTGCTCGACGATGCGCTCCGGCGGCATGTTCTTGAGCGTGAACTGCAGGCAGCGCGACAGCACCGTGACCGGCAGTTTCTGGGGGTCGGTGGTGGCGAGCAGAAACTTGACGTGGGGCGGCGGCTCTTCGAGGGTCTTGAGCAGCGCATTGAAGCTGTGGGTCGAGAGCATGTGCACCTCATCGATGAGGTACACCTTGAAGCGCCCCTGGGTCGGTGCGTACTGCACGTTGTCGAGCAGTTCGCGGGTGTCTTCGACCTTGGTCCGCGAGGCGGCATCGACCTCGATCAGGTCGACGAAGCGGCCCTCGTCGATGGCGCGGCAGCTCTCGCACTGGCCGCAGGGGGTCGAGGTCACCGCGCTATCATCGCGGCCGCCGGCAGTGCAATTGAGGCATTTGGCGAGAATCCGCGCCAGGGTGGTCTTGCCCACGCCGCGGGTGCCGGTGAACAGATAGGCGTGGTGCAGGCGCCCCTGGTCGAGGGCATTTACCAGCGCACGCTGCACGTGGTCCTGGCCGACCAGCTCATGGAAGGTGCGCGGGCGCCACTTGCGGGCCAGTACCTGATAGCTCATTGCGGGCAGAATCCTTGCGGCCGGGTTCACGACGAAATAGGCGCCAGGCCGAGGCCGGCAAGCGCTGTCATGACAGGGCCTTCATTCTAGCGGCTGGGGCTCGCAGGGGAAAGCGACGCTGCCAGGCAGCCGGAACCGACCACCCAGAATGGAGGCGGCCCCCGACAGCCGCATCCCGGCACACGCATCCACCACTACCGTTGCTCCCTTCCGGGCCTGGCGGGGTTCGCAGTTTAGCGTTGCGGGAGGACCGACGAGGGCCACCATAGCGTTCGACATCGAGCATGCCATTCACAGCGAATGAGCACGCCATCGGGCCGAGCGAGGCGCACTATAACAGCGCCCCCACGGCCTCGCAACCGCAGCGACGCCCATGGAACCCTTGTCCCCCATCTGCGTCCCAGCCCCACGTTATCCACGCTGCGGTGATGGCCCGCTGGCTATCAAGTTCGTGTCACAGCGTGTAGCGTATAACGTCATGTTCAACCAATTTCCAACGGAGGCACTACCATGACCAAGGATCCCAACAAGGGCTATATCGCACTTCTGGGCTGGAGCTTGAGCGCGGTAGAAGCTGCCGAAAACTTCGATCGCCGCTACGTGGTGGTGGCCCCGGACTGGGCCGAGGAATATTGCCAAAAACACGATATTCCCTACGTATCGTGGAACTTCGAGCGCTTGAACGACCGTTCCATGGAGATTGCCGAGACGCTGCAGGAGATGGGCGTCGACGTCGCCATCCCGCTGTATGAAGAGACCGTCGAGTGGGCCGGGGCAATCAACTCGGTACTGCTCGACAACCCGCGTCTCTACGGCCAGTCGCTGCTGCTACGCGACAAGGCGCTGATGAAGCGCCGCGCCCAGCTCGGCGGCATCCGCGTTGGCATCTTCGAGGAAGCCCACGACAAGGAAGACGTGGTGCGCTTCCTCAAGCGCGTCAATCAGACCCTGCTCAAGCTCGACGGCGACCCCAACGATCCGATCCACCTCAAGGCTTTCGACAAGGCCGGCTGCCTGGGCCACCGGGTGATCCGCACCCCGGACGAGGTCGATTCGATCCCCGACGAGGAATTCCCGGTGCTGATGGAATCCCACCTCGATGGCTGGGAGTTCGCCGTCGAGGCCTGGATCCACGACGGCAAGATCGTCTTCCTCAACCTCTCCGAATACGTGACGCTGGGCTACTCGGTGTTCGTCCCGGGCTCGCCGGAGCTGGAGCGCTATCGCCCCCAGATCACCGCGCAGATCGAGAAGCTGATCAAGACCTTCGACATCGAGTTCGGCCTGATTCACCCCGAGTACTTCGTCACCAGCGACGGTGAGATGTACTTC from the Halomonas sp. 1513 genome contains:
- a CDS encoding carboxylate--amine ligase, which codes for MTKDPNKGYIALLGWSLSAVEAAENFDRRYVVVAPDWAEEYCQKHDIPYVSWNFERLNDRSMEIAETLQEMGVDVAIPLYEETVEWAGAINSVLLDNPRLYGQSLLLRDKALMKRRAQLGGIRVGIFEEAHDKEDVVRFLKRVNQTLLKLDGDPNDPIHLKAFDKAGCLGHRVIRTPDEVDSIPDEEFPVLMESHLDGWEFAVEAWIHDGKIVFLNLSEYVTLGYSVFVPGSPELERYRPQITAQIEKLIKTFDIEFGLIHPEYFVTSDGEMYFGEVAYRPPGFKVFELLERVYGFNAYQASMLVFDPKASAEEVKAFFPKEVEDANGYAGCFGVYPRRRVVSRLEIPEEVEDHPYFESHELTPPMEETVTKRTAFGTHWGLIYFRGEDPHKLRDLLKHQEDLDFYV